A region of Staphylococcus sp. IVB6181 DNA encodes the following proteins:
- a CDS encoding SDR family oxidoreductase — translation MTELNKKVAVVTGASSGIGKGIALKLSNEGATVVLVARDENKLDAVSTELRKAGAKNFEIISADVTKREEIDRAVAQAVEEFGKVDILVNSAGQMKSSQITDGQVEAWDDMIDVNFKGTLYAINAVMPHFQKQSSGHIVNIASISGFEVSKTSALYSATKAAVHAITQGLEKELAKTGIRSTSISPGMVDTAMTSDTDWGNRKMLEPKDIANAVVYALTQPGHVNVNEVTVRPV, via the coding sequence ATGACAGAATTAAACAAGAAAGTCGCTGTAGTTACGGGTGCGAGCAGCGGTATCGGGAAAGGCATCGCACTTAAACTATCAAATGAAGGCGCAACGGTCGTACTTGTTGCACGTGATGAAAACAAATTAGATGCGGTTTCTACTGAATTAAGAAAAGCAGGTGCGAAGAACTTTGAAATCATCAGTGCAGATGTCACAAAACGCGAAGAGATCGATCGTGCCGTTGCACAAGCTGTAGAAGAATTCGGCAAAGTAGACATCTTAGTCAACAGTGCAGGACAAATGAAATCATCGCAAATCACAGACGGACAAGTAGAAGCTTGGGATGACATGATTGATGTGAACTTTAAAGGTACACTATACGCAATCAACGCAGTCATGCCCCACTTCCAAAAACAATCCAGCGGACACATTGTCAATATTGCTTCAATTTCGGGATTTGAAGTCAGTAAGACAAGTGCACTCTACAGTGCCACAAAAGCAGCTGTTCACGCTATTACACAGGGCTTAGAAAAAGAACTGGCTAAAACCGGTATCCGTTCTACAAGCATTTCACCAGGTATGGTAGACACTGCAATGACAAGCGATACAGATTGGGGCAACCGTAAAATGTTAGAACCTAAAGACATCGCAAATGCTGTTGTATATGCCTTAACACAACCAGGTCATGTCAATGTTAATGAAGTCACAGTACGTCCTGTATAA
- a CDS encoding FMN-binding glutamate synthase family protein: protein MLLLTILQFILNIFIAIVVVGLLISGLVLLIRDKRQQQHSVLRNYPVLARVRYFFEKIGPELRQYLFSEDTKGKPFSRRQYTDIVKAGKYKSRMASFGTLMDYEDGFFIQNTMFPKQATEMRIDQSNLISTFLYKVDNERLFDREEHRESDEVDPYYLSDEDAVVLGEGLKHPYVVKRLVGQSGMSYGALGKNAITALSMGLGRAGTWMNTGEGGLSDHHLKGGGDLIYQIGPGLFGVRTADGDFDIDKFKQKAGMDQVKAFEVKLAQGAKTRGGHMEGAKVTEEIAEIRSVEVGKTINSPNRFEFIHNYDDLLDWIMQLQEAGQKPVGFKIVVSRVSEIEGLVKTMKERNQFPSFITIDGGEGGTGATYQELQDSVGLPLFTALPIVTGMLEKYGIRDKMKIFASGKLVTPDKIAIALGLGADLVNVARGMMISVGCIMSQQCHLNTCPVGVATTNPKLERGLFVDEKNYRVTNYVTSLHEGLFNLAAAVGVNSPTEITQDHLILKNKSGDLQSIYDYKLKLIEAS from the coding sequence ATGCTATTGCTTACGATTCTTCAATTCATACTCAACATTTTCATCGCTATCGTTGTCGTGGGATTGTTGATTTCTGGATTGGTTTTGTTAATCAGAGATAAGCGCCAGCAACAACACAGTGTCCTAAGAAACTACCCTGTGCTTGCACGTGTGCGCTATTTCTTCGAAAAGATCGGACCTGAGCTGCGTCAATATTTATTCTCAGAGGATACGAAAGGCAAGCCGTTTTCACGCAGACAATATACGGATATTGTTAAAGCGGGTAAATACAAATCGCGTATGGCAAGTTTTGGGACATTAATGGATTATGAAGATGGGTTCTTCATTCAAAATACAATGTTTCCGAAACAAGCAACTGAAATGCGTATCGATCAATCGAACTTGATTTCTACTTTCTTGTATAAAGTAGATAATGAACGCTTATTCGACCGTGAAGAACATCGCGAATCGGATGAAGTTGATCCTTATTACCTTTCAGATGAGGATGCGGTGGTATTAGGCGAAGGCCTCAAACATCCTTATGTGGTAAAACGTTTAGTCGGTCAATCTGGTATGAGTTATGGTGCACTCGGTAAGAATGCGATTACTGCACTTTCAATGGGATTAGGACGTGCAGGGACTTGGATGAATACCGGAGAGGGCGGTTTGTCTGACCACCATCTTAAAGGCGGCGGAGATTTAATTTATCAAATCGGACCAGGTCTATTCGGTGTACGTACCGCTGACGGAGATTTTGACATAGACAAATTCAAACAAAAAGCGGGCATGGACCAAGTGAAAGCCTTTGAAGTGAAGTTGGCACAAGGGGCTAAAACACGCGGCGGTCACATGGAAGGTGCTAAAGTAACAGAAGAAATCGCAGAAATAAGAAGTGTAGAAGTCGGTAAAACAATCAATTCACCAAACCGTTTTGAATTCATTCATAATTATGATGACTTGTTAGATTGGATTATGCAGCTGCAAGAAGCAGGACAAAAACCTGTAGGATTCAAAATTGTAGTCAGCCGTGTATCAGAAATTGAAGGCTTGGTTAAAACAATGAAAGAACGTAATCAATTCCCAAGTTTCATTACAATTGACGGCGGTGAAGGCGGTACGGGTGCCACTTATCAAGAGCTTCAAGATAGTGTCGGCTTGCCGCTGTTTACAGCACTGCCGATTGTGACAGGTATGCTTGAGAAATACGGCATCCGCGATAAGATGAAAATCTTCGCATCAGGCAAATTGGTGACACCAGATAAAATCGCAATTGCACTCGGTCTAGGAGCAGACTTAGTCAATGTAGCGCGCGGTATGATGATCAGTGTCGGCTGTATCATGAGTCAGCAATGCCACTTGAATACATGCCCAGTCGGTGTTGCGACAACCAACCCTAAATTAGAGCGCGGTTTATTTGTAGACGAGAAGAACTACCGTGTCACAAACTATGTGACAAGCTTACATGAAGGGTTATTTAACTTAGCAGCGGCAGTCGGTGTCAATAGTCCGACTGAAATTACGCAAGATCATTTAATACTTAAAAACAAGAGCGGCGACCTTCAATCGATATATGATTATAAACTTAAACTGATTGAAGCTTCATAA
- a CDS encoding MDR family MFS transporter gives MSHKTKLVMIITMLMGGFFGLLNETLLATALPSIMRDFNIEFTQVQWLTTAFLLTNGVVIPLSAMVIQRFTTRQVFTTAILIFLIGTIAAGFSPNFTVLLIARIVQALGSGMMMPLMMTTILDIFEPHERGKYMGIFGLVIGLAPAIGPTLSGYLVEYFNWRSLFHVVAPIAVLTFLASLKFVINVGTTKKVPIDVLSMILSVLGFGGLLYGTSSISRDGFDDPIVLTTIIGGLILVVIFIIRQTRLTTPLLDFRVFKEGQFAVGILIMAFVMIAMIGSETVLPIFVQNIMGKPALESGLILLPGAIVMGIMSVLSGFLFQKFGAKILAIIGLSIVVITTLYFVFMDGDTSSGMLATVYAIRMVGIALGLMPLMTHIMNQLPMHLNAHASSMTNTVQQIAASIGTAALFTIMSHYAEAFKPDMADYQGMGKKAVMQAVQHDALLNGYHAAFWFTVIIAVISLISVFLLKGKKAADAASPLTSEEQHMQ, from the coding sequence ATGTCACATAAAACAAAACTAGTGATGATTATAACAATGCTGATGGGCGGATTTTTCGGTTTGTTGAACGAAACTTTGCTTGCGACAGCATTGCCGAGTATTATGAGAGATTTCAATATTGAATTTACACAAGTACAGTGGTTAACGACTGCTTTCTTACTTACAAATGGTGTAGTTATACCGTTATCAGCGATGGTTATCCAGCGCTTTACAACACGCCAAGTCTTCACGACGGCGATTTTAATCTTTTTAATCGGAACAATAGCAGCTGGATTCAGTCCAAACTTTACAGTGCTGTTAATTGCACGTATTGTACAAGCACTTGGCTCAGGTATGATGATGCCATTAATGATGACAACAATCTTGGATATTTTTGAACCGCATGAACGCGGAAAATATATGGGGATTTTCGGTTTAGTGATTGGTTTAGCACCTGCAATCGGACCGACATTGTCAGGTTACTTAGTAGAATACTTTAATTGGCGTTCATTGTTCCATGTTGTAGCGCCGATAGCGGTGCTTACTTTCTTGGCCAGTTTAAAATTTGTGATTAACGTAGGAACCACAAAGAAAGTACCGATTGATGTATTATCGATGATACTTTCTGTCTTAGGTTTCGGCGGTTTATTATACGGTACTAGTTCAATTTCAAGAGACGGCTTTGATGATCCGATCGTCTTAACAACGATCATCGGCGGTTTGATTTTGGTGGTCATCTTTATCATCAGACAAACACGTTTAACGACACCGCTGCTTGATTTCAGAGTCTTTAAAGAAGGCCAGTTTGCGGTAGGTATATTGATAATGGCCTTTGTGATGATTGCGATGATTGGTTCAGAAACAGTATTACCGATTTTCGTACAAAATATTATGGGCAAGCCGGCACTTGAATCCGGACTTATTTTATTGCCGGGTGCGATTGTAATGGGAATTATGTCTGTCTTGTCTGGCTTTCTATTTCAGAAATTCGGTGCCAAAATACTTGCGATTATCGGTTTATCGATAGTTGTTATTACAACATTGTACTTCGTCTTTATGGATGGCGATACATCTTCAGGTATGCTGGCAACGGTTTACGCTATTCGTATGGTTGGTATTGCTTTAGGTTTAATGCCTTTAATGACGCATATTATGAATCAGTTGCCGATGCATTTGAATGCGCATGCTTCTTCAATGACGAATACCGTACAACAAATTGCGGCATCTATCGGTACAGCCGCATTATTCACGATCATGAGCCATTATGCTGAAGCATTCAAACCTGATATGGCAGATTATCAAGGTATGGGCAAGAAGGCTGTGATGCAAGCTGTGCAGCACGATGCGTTATTGAATGGTTATCATGCAGCCTTCTGGTTTACAGTAATTATTGCGGTGATTAGTTTAATCAGTGTGTTCTTGTTAAAAGGCAAGAAAGCCGCAGATGCCGCATCACCGCTTACTTCAGAAGAACAACATATGCAATAA
- a CDS encoding putative hydro-lyase has translation MTVQDYQNATPKEIRDAIAKGEITGHTSGMAKGYIQANVVILPEKYAYDFLKFCFKNPKTCPLLDVSEVGEKHFTKYGREADITQDVSLYRVYRDGELVETPTDIGHVFTEDMVSFLIGCSFTFEHALLEAGIPIRHIEEGHNVPMYITNIPAEPSGRFDGNITVSMRPMTMAEAIKATEITTHFKNVHGTPIHIGDPKAIGVTDLENPDFGEPVQFKPGEVPVFWGCGVTPQSVALDAKPELIITHAPGHMFITDVKDSELSD, from the coding sequence ATGACAGTACAAGATTATCAAAATGCGACACCAAAAGAGATTCGCGACGCCATTGCGAAAGGGGAAATCACAGGGCATACGAGCGGTATGGCTAAGGGGTACATTCAAGCGAATGTGGTTATTCTGCCTGAAAAGTATGCATATGATTTCTTGAAGTTTTGTTTTAAGAATCCTAAGACATGTCCATTATTAGACGTGTCAGAAGTCGGGGAGAAACATTTTACGAAGTATGGAAGAGAAGCGGATATCACACAAGACGTGTCATTATATCGCGTGTATCGAGATGGAGAGTTAGTTGAAACACCGACAGATATCGGACATGTCTTTACAGAAGATATGGTCAGCTTCTTAATCGGATGCAGTTTTACGTTTGAACATGCGCTGCTTGAAGCGGGTATTCCTATCCGCCACATTGAAGAAGGACACAATGTGCCGATGTATATTACAAACATTCCAGCAGAACCAAGCGGCCGCTTTGACGGTAATATTACTGTAAGCATGCGCCCTATGACAATGGCAGAAGCAATTAAAGCGACAGAAATTACAACACACTTTAAGAACGTACATGGTACACCGATTCATATCGGAGATCCGAAAGCAATCGGCGTGACGGATTTGGAAAACCCTGATTTCGGCGAACCGGTTCAGTTTAAACCAGGTGAAGTGCCTGTATTTTGGGGATGCGGTGTTACTCCGCAATCTGTCGCATTAGATGCCAAACCAGAACTCATCATCACACATGCGCCTGGTCATATGTTTATCACAGATGTTAAAGATAGCGAATTGAGTGATTAA
- a CDS encoding ImmA/IrrE family metallo-endopeptidase yields MIKRIALNKQVFNAYIQEANVPLSAIKEKVEKIDDIMSGEIDPTFNQLIKIAKIINVPVGALLLNEKMTEPKERLDFRVIQSKMEENKSEELKATIQEMRMKQAFLKEEIEYELPCIHLFKAQTDVLQVAHEIRKILDVPKDYMGQAKPDAFNYFREKINRIGVFVFLNGKVKDNTHRPLNIKEFRGFVLSDKQAPIIFINQTDTKNGRLFTLIHELVHLFVGNEGIFNSDALEESTQSFEAYINKITAELLVPLAVFEKIKTNDIHILETIFPVSQYVLYRRLLDTNRISRTAYQVAVKELEEAYTKAQKNKKLSSESGGNFNNNLKYRMDSVFFRYVDNALKQNKISYTDAFQLVGVGYKGYKFLAK; encoded by the coding sequence ATGATCAAACGTATTGCACTTAATAAACAAGTGTTTAATGCGTATATTCAAGAAGCAAATGTGCCTCTCTCCGCTATTAAAGAGAAGGTTGAAAAGATAGATGACATCATGAGCGGAGAGATTGACCCAACATTTAATCAGCTTATCAAAATAGCGAAAATTATAAATGTACCCGTTGGTGCATTATTGTTGAATGAGAAAATGACTGAGCCGAAAGAAAGATTGGACTTTAGAGTGATTCAATCGAAAATGGAAGAAAATAAAAGCGAAGAGCTTAAAGCAACAATACAAGAAATGCGAATGAAACAAGCGTTTTTAAAAGAAGAAATAGAATATGAACTTCCGTGTATCCATCTTTTTAAAGCACAAACAGATGTACTTCAAGTTGCACATGAAATTCGTAAAATTTTAGATGTTCCAAAAGATTATATGGGACAAGCAAAGCCTGATGCATTTAACTATTTCAGGGAAAAAATCAATCGAATCGGAGTTTTTGTTTTCTTAAATGGAAAAGTAAAAGACAACACACACCGTCCGCTCAATATTAAAGAATTTAGAGGCTTTGTATTAAGCGATAAACAGGCACCGATCATCTTTATTAATCAAACAGACACTAAAAACGGACGTTTGTTCACATTGATTCATGAACTGGTTCATTTGTTTGTAGGTAATGAAGGTATTTTCAATAGCGATGCATTGGAAGAAAGTACGCAATCATTCGAAGCATATATTAATAAAATCACAGCTGAACTGCTTGTACCTTTAGCCGTATTTGAGAAGATCAAGACAAATGATATTCATATTCTAGAAACAATATTTCCAGTAAGTCAATATGTCTTATATAGAAGATTATTAGATACAAATAGAATAAGCCGCACCGCTTATCAAGTTGCTGTAAAGGAACTCGAAGAGGCATATACAAAAGCACAAAAGAATAAAAAGCTTAGTTCTGAATCCGGCGGAAACTTTAATAACAACCTGAAGTACAGAATGGACAGTGTCTTCTTCAGATATGTCGACAATGCTTTAAAACAAAATAAAATTTCTTATACTGATGCTTTTCAGTTAGTAGGTGTTGGTTATAAGGGATATAAATTTTTGGCAAAATAA
- the tdcB gene encoding bifunctional threonine ammonia-lyase/L-serine ammonia-lyase TdcB: MTVNSAIMQTEKYCNIHDIKEAKMKIRDYVRKTPLIQSMFLSNNVTHGNVYLKLENMQFTGSFKYRGALNKILHLTDEQKDKGIITASAVNHAQGLALTGKLLDIKTTVIMPEEEPIAKQEATRGYGAEVILKGETFNDSRLYMEELAEETGKTIVHPYDDNEVMAGQGTIGLEILDSIWNVDTVIVPVGGGLISGVATALKSFNPSIHIIGVQSENVHGMAESVKEGHIVSQFTNHTIADGTEVAIPGDKTYEVADKLVDEFILVSEDEISDAMRHLMQRAKIITEGAGALPTAALISGKIDPKWLKDKNIVALVSGGNVDLTRVSHIIDTLLKPADTSEGVVG, from the coding sequence ATGACAGTTAACAGTGCAATTATGCAAACAGAAAAATATTGCAACATTCACGATATCAAAGAAGCCAAAATGAAAATACGAGATTATGTACGTAAAACGCCTTTAATACAATCTATGTTTCTAAGCAATAATGTGACACATGGCAATGTCTATTTAAAATTAGAAAACATGCAATTTACAGGTTCCTTTAAATACAGAGGAGCACTTAATAAAATCTTGCATCTCACAGATGAACAAAAAGATAAAGGAATTATAACTGCTTCAGCTGTCAACCATGCACAAGGATTAGCTTTAACAGGTAAATTACTAGACATCAAAACAACAGTGATTATGCCTGAAGAAGAACCTATTGCGAAACAAGAAGCAACCCGCGGTTATGGTGCAGAAGTAATTTTAAAAGGTGAAACGTTTAATGACTCTCGTTTGTATATGGAAGAACTTGCAGAAGAAACAGGAAAAACGATTGTTCATCCTTATGATGATAATGAGGTAATGGCTGGTCAAGGTACCATTGGTCTCGAAATTCTGGATTCAATTTGGAATGTAGATACAGTGATTGTTCCTGTCGGCGGCGGACTTATTTCTGGAGTAGCGACCGCTTTGAAATCATTTAATCCGTCTATTCATATTATCGGAGTACAATCAGAAAATGTACATGGTATGGCTGAATCAGTAAAAGAAGGACATATCGTATCGCAATTTACTAATCATACGATTGCAGATGGCACAGAAGTCGCAATACCTGGAGATAAAACATATGAAGTAGCAGATAAGCTGGTAGATGAATTTATCTTAGTCAGTGAAGATGAAATTTCAGATGCAATGCGTCATTTAATGCAACGTGCAAAAATTATCACAGAAGGTGCAGGCGCATTACCTACAGCAGCACTTATCAGCGGTAAGATTGATCCGAAATGGTTAAAAGACAAAAATATAGTAGCACTTGTTTCAGGCGGAAACGTAGACTTAACACGTGTTTCACATATCATCGATACTTTGCTTAAACCAGCAGATACAAGTGAAGGTGTAGTCGGCTAA
- a CDS encoding APC family permease: MNSDKALKKNIGFFAALSLVMGSVIGAGVFFKVSSVTEVTGSTSMAMLVWFLGGLITICAGLTGAELAAAIPETGGLTKYIEYTYGDFWGFLSGWAQGFIYFPANVAALAIVFGTQVINLFHLNAFYLIPISVLSALSILLINLLGSKAGGLLQTVTLVIKLIPIALIVVFGFFQSSEVSFSLFPVVNGTSSGWFEAIGSGLLATMFAYDGWIHVGNIAGEMKHPKKDLPGAIALGIGLIMVVYLLINATFLMTLPIDHIIGNLNAASDASSILFGANGGKLITIGILISVYGTMNGYTMTGMRIPYAMAQLNQLPFKRAFLSLTPSDTPWLGGVIQLIVAVVMMLLGAFDTITNMLIFVIWTFYCMAFLAVILLRKRKPDLQRPYKVPLYPVIPIIALAAGVFVLINTLMTQPVLAMIGIGVTLIGIPIYYYKKAKV, translated from the coding sequence ATGAATAGTGACAAAGCCTTAAAGAAAAACATAGGTTTTTTTGCTGCCCTTTCACTGGTGATGGGGTCTGTGATTGGTGCAGGTGTCTTCTTTAAAGTATCGAGTGTAACAGAAGTGACAGGTTCTACAAGTATGGCGATGCTTGTTTGGTTCTTAGGCGGACTTATTACAATCTGTGCAGGGCTGACAGGTGCTGAGCTTGCTGCCGCAATTCCAGAGACGGGCGGTCTAACAAAATACATCGAATATACTTATGGTGATTTTTGGGGCTTCTTATCTGGATGGGCCCAAGGCTTTATATATTTTCCAGCTAACGTAGCAGCGTTAGCCATCGTATTTGGTACACAAGTGATTAACTTATTTCATCTTAACGCATTTTATTTGATTCCTATTTCAGTTTTGAGTGCATTATCGATTTTGCTCATTAACTTGTTAGGTTCAAAGGCAGGCGGCTTGCTTCAAACAGTGACATTGGTGATTAAATTAATCCCGATTGCATTGATTGTAGTGTTTGGCTTCTTTCAAAGCAGTGAAGTTTCCTTTTCATTGTTCCCAGTAGTAAATGGAACATCATCAGGATGGTTTGAAGCCATAGGAAGCGGTTTGCTAGCAACAATGTTCGCATATGACGGATGGATTCATGTTGGTAATATTGCCGGGGAAATGAAGCATCCTAAGAAAGATCTGCCTGGCGCAATCGCATTAGGCATCGGCTTGATTATGGTAGTTTATCTGCTTATCAATGCTACGTTCTTAATGACATTGCCTATTGATCATATTATCGGTAATTTAAACGCCGCAAGCGATGCATCTTCTATATTATTTGGTGCTAATGGCGGTAAATTAATCACAATCGGCATTTTAATCTCCGTATATGGAACAATGAACGGTTATACAATGACAGGAATGAGAATTCCTTATGCTATGGCACAACTGAATCAACTTCCTTTTAAACGTGCATTCTTAAGTCTGACACCATCAGATACACCTTGGTTAGGCGGTGTCATCCAACTGATCGTGGCTGTAGTCATGATGTTATTAGGCGCATTCGATACAATTACAAACATGTTGATATTTGTGATTTGGACATTTTATTGTATGGCGTTTCTCGCAGTTATTTTGCTTAGAAAGCGAAAACCTGATTTGCAACGTCCTTACAAAGTACCGTTATATCCGGTTATCCCAATTATCGCATTAGCTGCAGGTGTATTCGTATTAATTAATACGTTGATGACTCAACCTGTATTAGCAATGATTGGTATAGGGGTAACATTGATAGGTATTCCTATTTATTACTATAAAAAGGCTAAAGTATAA
- a CDS encoding catalase, with amino-acid sequence MTTNNGTKVSEDELTLTAGERGPSLLEDFHFREKIMHFDHERIPERVVHARGFGAHGEFELYEDLSKYTSADFLTNTDKVTPVFVRISTVQGSKGSPDTVRDVRGFATKFYTDEGIFDLVGNDIPVFFVQDAIKFPDLIHAVKPEPDTETPQGGSAHDTFWDFFAENPETSHTAVWAMSDRGIPKNIRQIEGFGVHTFRLVNAEGESFFVKFHWRPTHGLESLVWDEAQILQGKDIDFHRKDLHESIQKGDYPAWELGLQIIREDQEFDFDFDILDPTKIWPEDEIPVKVVGKMTLNRNVDNVFDEIEQVAFHPGHVVPGIDFSNDPLLQGRLFSYTDTQISRLGGPNFNQIPINRPVNKVRNNQRDAMHQMNIHEGQTSYHKNKLEGNCPFTSSKSEGGYEHYPEKVEGHKIRRRSDSFKDYYSQPRLYLNSLTQAEYDHTVDGFSFEIGKCKSMDVRQRAVNQLNKIDRELAERVAANVGVEVPEENEEVKTDKQDSQLTMEKYDIPLPGHSVAILINGDVDPETLKSYAKSAADNQLNYAFVGKQQKSLSEDISVNETYDTAHATLFDSLVILSDGSELEPEAEEFAALSYKHKKPILFNEAASKVLQDKKVKLDAPGVIVSDNPEDILKAFKQYRYWDRA; translated from the coding sequence ATGACGACGAATAATGGTACAAAAGTCAGTGAAGATGAATTAACATTAACCGCTGGTGAAAGAGGACCGAGTCTACTTGAGGACTTCCATTTCCGTGAAAAGATTATGCATTTCGACCATGAGCGTATTCCAGAACGTGTTGTACATGCGCGAGGCTTTGGTGCACATGGTGAATTCGAATTATATGAAGATTTATCTAAGTATACTTCTGCGGATTTCCTAACGAATACAGATAAAGTAACACCTGTATTTGTGCGTATTTCTACTGTACAAGGTTCAAAAGGTTCACCGGATACTGTACGAGACGTACGCGGTTTTGCGACGAAATTCTATACAGATGAAGGTATCTTTGACTTAGTAGGGAACGATATTCCGGTATTCTTCGTTCAAGATGCGATTAAATTCCCTGACTTAATTCACGCAGTAAAACCTGAGCCAGATACTGAAACACCGCAAGGCGGGTCAGCACATGATACATTTTGGGACTTTTTCGCAGAAAACCCTGAAACATCACATACTGCAGTATGGGCAATGAGTGACCGCGGTATTCCTAAGAATATCAGACAAATTGAAGGATTCGGTGTACATACATTCCGATTAGTCAACGCAGAAGGGGAATCTTTCTTTGTTAAATTCCATTGGCGCCCAACACACGGCTTAGAATCATTAGTATGGGATGAAGCACAAATCTTGCAAGGTAAAGATATCGACTTCCATCGCAAAGACTTGCATGAATCTATTCAAAAAGGCGACTATCCTGCATGGGAATTAGGCTTGCAGATTATTAGAGAAGACCAAGAGTTCGACTTTGATTTCGACATCTTAGACCCTACTAAGATTTGGCCGGAAGATGAAATTCCAGTTAAAGTTGTAGGTAAAATGACATTGAACCGCAACGTAGATAATGTGTTTGATGAAATAGAACAAGTCGCATTTCATCCAGGTCATGTAGTACCAGGTATCGACTTCTCAAATGACCCGTTATTACAAGGCAGACTATTCTCTTATACAGATACACAAATTTCTCGACTTGGCGGACCGAACTTCAACCAGATTCCAATCAACCGTCCTGTAAATAAAGTACGTAATAATCAACGTGATGCGATGCATCAAATGAATATTCATGAAGGTCAGACTTCTTATCATAAGAACAAATTAGAAGGCAATTGTCCGTTTACAAGTTCTAAATCTGAAGGCGGTTATGAACATTATCCAGAAAAAGTAGAAGGACATAAAATCAGACGCCGCAGCGACAGTTTCAAAGACTATTATTCACAACCAAGATTATATCTGAACAGTTTAACGCAAGCGGAATATGATCATACTGTAGACGGCTTCTCATTTGAAATCGGTAAATGTAAAAGCATGGACGTACGTCAGCGTGCAGTGAATCAATTGAATAAAATTGACAGAGAATTAGCTGAACGTGTTGCGGCGAATGTCGGTGTTGAAGTACCAGAAGAAAATGAAGAAGTAAAAACAGATAAGCAAGACAGTCAATTAACAATGGAAAAATATGATATTCCATTACCTGGCCACTCTGTCGCTATCTTAATCAATGGCGATGTGGATCCAGAAACATTAAAATCTTATGCGAAAAGTGCAGCGGATAATCAATTGAACTATGCATTTGTCGGCAAGCAGCAAAAATCATTATCAGAAGATATTTCTGTGAATGAGACTTATGATACTGCACATGCGACATTATTCGACAGTCTGGTTATATTATCAGATGGTTCAGAGCTTGAACCAGAAGCAGAAGAATTTGCGGCACTTTCTTATAAGCATAAGAAACCGATTCTCTTTAATGAAGCAGCTTCAAAAGTATTGCAAGATAAAAAAGTGAAATTAGATGCGCCTGGTGTTATCGTTTCAGATAATCCAGAAGATATCTTAAAAGCATTCAAACAATATCGCTATTGGGATAGAGCGTAA